In one window of Pseudomonas chlororaphis subsp. chlororaphis DNA:
- a CDS encoding COG4648 family protein, whose protein sequence is MSRLIGLGLLLAGLLYPFAVYFGMEHFAPWQFGLLLGGLWLARALTGERRPGSLWMAGAALAFCLLLALFDNPLLLRWYPVLISGFMLTLFGLSLKYGPPVAERLARLSEPALPEKAIRYTRQVTVAWSVFFLCNGLLAAALTLWAPLSWWTLYNGLISYGLMGLLFAIEWLLRQRVRGRA, encoded by the coding sequence ATGAGCCGGCTGATCGGCCTTGGCCTGCTGCTGGCAGGCCTGTTGTATCCCTTTGCGGTGTATTTCGGCATGGAGCATTTCGCTCCCTGGCAGTTCGGCCTGTTGCTCGGCGGCCTGTGGCTGGCCCGGGCCCTGACCGGCGAACGGCGTCCCGGCAGCCTGTGGATGGCGGGCGCCGCCCTGGCCTTCTGCCTGCTGCTGGCGCTGTTCGATAACCCGTTGTTACTGCGCTGGTACCCGGTGCTGATCAGCGGCTTCATGCTCACGCTGTTCGGCCTGAGCCTGAAATACGGCCCGCCGGTGGCTGAACGCCTGGCCCGCCTCAGCGAGCCTGCGCTGCCGGAAAAGGCGATTCGCTATACCCGCCAGGTGACTGTCGCCTGGAGTGTGTTTTTCCTCTGTAACGGATTGCTCGCCGCGGCCCTGACCCTATGGGCGCCGCTGAGCTGGTGGACGTTGTACAACGGCCTGATCTCCTACGGGTTGATGGGTTTGCTGTTTGCCATTGAATGGCTGTTACGACAACGCGTACGAGGCCGCGCATGA
- a CDS encoding cation:proton antiporter, translating into MMTALFWLMALLLFALATRIGSRFGLIPIVSQLLLATFGLPLLMLLWIEPHWQLSGAQLVSPVWLKNLYGLSFALLLGHILSDVIDLRLDRQSLKIALPSFAIPFACGLATAVWLLPTQPWLSSLAVGLLFAITAIPVLYLYLRHIDYPPLATRRLVQTAILIDLSCWTLFGIAQGSLHLSSLLLPLAGACLPLLLRGLGLRQPLLHSLGFFGLLVVAEHYKLNALIFGIGYLLCMAALKVPLVLPLKAAWMSRLQTFIAIPLILTFGIVQINVHSAMDSLGWVQLGALLLLPIASKLLGNWLGLGWAGASFKGASRWRESLLLNIRGLSEIVFLNLLLQQQLISPALYFALMLMGLIATLMPALAGLHRTPLVPLNQNIAEPARSPSANS; encoded by the coding sequence GTGATGACCGCCCTGTTCTGGCTCATGGCGCTGCTGCTGTTCGCGCTCGCCACCCGTATCGGCAGCCGTTTTGGCCTGATCCCGATCGTCAGCCAGTTGCTGCTGGCGACCTTCGGCCTGCCGCTGCTGATGCTGCTCTGGATCGAGCCGCACTGGCAGCTGAGTGGCGCCCAACTGGTCTCGCCGGTCTGGCTGAAGAACCTCTACGGCTTGAGTTTCGCCCTGCTGCTGGGACATATCCTCAGCGACGTGATCGACCTGCGCCTGGACCGCCAGAGCCTGAAGATCGCCCTGCCGAGCTTCGCCATTCCCTTCGCCTGTGGCCTGGCCACGGCGGTCTGGCTGTTGCCGACGCAACCCTGGCTGAGCTCCCTGGCGGTCGGCCTGCTGTTCGCCATTACCGCGATTCCGGTGCTGTACCTGTACCTGCGGCACATCGACTACCCGCCGCTGGCCACCCGGCGCCTGGTACAGACCGCGATCCTCATCGACCTCAGTTGCTGGACCCTGTTCGGCATCGCCCAGGGCAGCCTGCACCTGAGCAGCCTGCTGCTACCGCTGGCCGGAGCCTGCCTGCCGCTGCTCCTGCGCGGCCTCGGTCTGCGCCAACCGCTGCTGCACAGCCTGGGTTTCTTCGGCCTGCTGGTGGTGGCCGAGCACTACAAGCTCAACGCGCTGATTTTCGGCATCGGCTACCTGCTGTGCATGGCCGCCCTCAAGGTGCCGCTGGTGCTGCCGTTAAAGGCAGCCTGGATGAGCCGTTTGCAGACCTTTATCGCCATCCCGCTGATCCTTACGTTCGGCATCGTGCAGATCAACGTGCACAGCGCCATGGACAGCCTCGGCTGGGTACAGCTGGGGGCCTTGCTGCTGTTGCCGATTGCCAGCAAGCTGCTCGGCAACTGGCTCGGCCTGGGCTGGGCCGGCGCCTCCTTCAAGGGCGCCAGCCGCTGGCGGGAAAGCCTGCTGCTGAACATTCGCGGGCTGAGCGAGATCGTCTTTCTCAACCTGCTGCTGCAACAACAGCTGATCAGCCCGGCGCTGTACTTCGCGCTGATGCTCATGGGCCTGATCGCCACCCTGATGCCGGCCCTGGCCGGGCTGCACCGAACACCTTTGGTCCCTTTGAATCAGAACATCGCCGAACCGGCAAGGAGCCCCAGTGCCAACAGTTGA
- a CDS encoding outer membrane lipoprotein carrier protein LolA: MSPILCLRNLCSRWRSLRSAAQQPQNLSPRCQADNAGRPLHNRSQPGGSGYRLLGLLLALGFSSLANAFDLQQLSDQLAKPEVIHGSFVQEKHLRALPQPLTSKGSFVLAKNHGLLWLLKTPLQQDYRITGQGIARREGSGWQMLPNKSAGAEQNRLFLAVLQGDSSGLQRDFELALAGDAKAWKLTLTPRSLLLKQVFNQINIDGGELVQRIELLETQGDSTVLKMHDSISNQPLSDAEQHDFAE; encoded by the coding sequence ATGAGCCCGATCTTGTGCCTTCGTAACCTCTGTAGCCGCTGGCGCAGCCTGCGATCGGCTGCGCAGCAGCCGCAAAACCTGAGCCCACGATGCCAGGCCGATAACGCCGGGCGCCCGCTACACAATCGATCGCAGCCAGGCGGCAGCGGCTACAGGTTGTTGGGCTTGTTGTTGGCGCTCGGCTTCAGCTCGTTGGCCAATGCCTTCGACCTGCAACAGCTCAGCGACCAGTTGGCCAAGCCCGAGGTGATCCACGGCAGCTTCGTCCAGGAGAAACACCTGCGCGCCCTGCCCCAGCCGCTGACCAGCAAGGGCAGCTTCGTCCTGGCGAAAAACCATGGCCTGCTGTGGCTGCTGAAAACACCGCTGCAACAGGACTACCGCATCACCGGCCAAGGCATCGCCCGCCGGGAGGGCAGCGGCTGGCAAATGCTGCCGAACAAGAGCGCCGGGGCCGAACAGAACCGCCTGTTCCTCGCCGTGCTGCAAGGCGACAGCAGCGGCCTGCAACGGGACTTCGAGCTGGCCCTGGCCGGCGACGCCAAGGCCTGGAAACTGACCCTGACCCCACGTTCGCTACTGCTCAAGCAGGTGTTCAACCAGATCAACATCGACGGTGGCGAACTGGTGCAGCGCATCGAGCTGCTGGAAACCCAGGGCGACAGCACCGTGCTGAAGATGCACGACAGCATCAGCAACCAGCCTTTGAGCGACGCGGAGCAACATGACTTTGCCGAGTGA
- a CDS encoding MMPL family transporter: MTLPSERWWPRLFLLLLVAVLALAGWQWRHGAPLSANLMELVPGTDPDALELKAEQRMQEPLNREMLVLVGHAERQQAIAMAQRLGEQWQASGLFEKVQWNLQADLPTLRTQLLQGRLAMLGAADRQQLIEHPDAFIQQRVQALFDPFSSFSLVPSQDDWLGLTGRIQNSQPQRGAVQLDIGSGTLVADADGKSWVLLRARTTGNAFDMQLPLQVAALLQHSREQAAEADVQLLAASGLLYAANGQQQASREITWVGGGATVGILLLLLLAFRRWRVLLAFVPVLVGMLFGAVACVALFGHMHVMTLVLGSSLIGVAVDYPLHYLSKSWSLRPWHSWPALRLTLPGLSLSLATSCIGYLALAWTPFPALTQIAVFSAAGLLGAYLSAVCLLPALLRGVELQPAQWPLRVAEWLLNLRTQLLKRVSSPWLMALVIAFCAGGLWQLESKNDIRQWIGAPPQLLNEAQAIARITGYQPTSQFFLVRGADQPQLLERLGALSERLEQLVNLEKLQGYLSLNQLVSLPSEQQRLRQALDELPRHWQPLLDLGVPVAALNAELAQLRALPSEDIDAALQGPLAEPYRTLWLGPTDNGVAAMVSLQGLNNPQLLRIQAQDLPGVQLVDRLGDLNQVFAATQVSAAELKLASCGLIVLLLILPFGLGGALRLVALPLLAALCSLASLGWLGQPLTLFSLFGLLLVTAISVDYAILMREQVGGAAVSLLGTLLAALTTWLSFGLLAISSTPAVSNFGLSVSLGLAFSFILAPWAGRQRHRQPVTEPVL, from the coding sequence ATGACTTTGCCGAGTGAACGCTGGTGGCCGCGGCTGTTCCTGCTCCTGCTGGTGGCCGTGCTGGCCCTGGCCGGCTGGCAATGGCGTCATGGCGCGCCGCTGTCGGCCAACCTCATGGAGCTGGTGCCGGGCACCGACCCCGATGCCCTGGAGCTCAAGGCCGAGCAACGCATGCAGGAGCCGCTGAACCGCGAAATGCTGGTGCTGGTGGGTCACGCCGAACGCCAGCAGGCCATCGCCATGGCCCAGCGCCTGGGTGAGCAATGGCAGGCCAGCGGGCTGTTCGAGAAGGTCCAGTGGAACCTGCAGGCCGACCTGCCGACGCTGCGCACGCAATTGCTGCAAGGGCGCCTGGCGATGCTTGGCGCCGCCGACCGCCAGCAGTTGATCGAGCACCCCGACGCTTTTATCCAGCAACGCGTCCAGGCGCTGTTCGACCCCTTCAGCAGTTTCAGCCTGGTCCCGAGCCAGGACGACTGGCTGGGCCTGACCGGACGCATCCAGAACAGCCAGCCGCAACGTGGCGCGGTGCAACTGGACATCGGCAGCGGCACCCTGGTCGCCGATGCCGACGGCAAGAGCTGGGTGCTGCTGCGGGCGCGCACCACCGGCAACGCGTTCGACATGCAGCTGCCGCTGCAGGTGGCGGCCCTGCTCCAGCACAGCCGCGAACAGGCCGCCGAGGCCGACGTCCAGTTGCTGGCCGCCAGCGGCCTGCTCTACGCCGCCAACGGCCAGCAACAGGCCTCCCGCGAGATCACCTGGGTCGGCGGCGGCGCCACCGTCGGCATCCTCCTGCTGCTGTTGCTGGCTTTCCGGCGCTGGCGGGTGTTGCTGGCGTTCGTGCCGGTGCTGGTGGGCATGCTGTTCGGCGCGGTGGCCTGCGTCGCCCTCTTCGGCCATATGCACGTGATGACCCTGGTGCTGGGTTCGAGCCTGATCGGCGTCGCCGTCGACTACCCGCTGCACTACTTGTCCAAGAGCTGGAGCCTGCGTCCCTGGCACAGCTGGCCGGCGCTGCGCCTGACCCTGCCAGGGCTGAGCCTGAGCCTGGCCACCAGTTGCATCGGCTACCTGGCATTGGCCTGGACACCGTTCCCGGCCCTGACCCAGATCGCCGTGTTCTCCGCCGCCGGGCTGCTGGGTGCTTACCTGAGCGCGGTGTGCCTGTTGCCGGCGCTGCTGCGCGGCGTCGAGCTGCAACCGGCGCAATGGCCGCTGCGCGTGGCCGAGTGGCTGCTGAACCTGCGCACCCAGTTGCTCAAGCGCGTGTCCAGCCCCTGGCTGATGGCGCTGGTGATCGCCTTCTGCGCCGGTGGCCTGTGGCAGCTGGAGAGCAAAAACGATATCCGCCAGTGGATCGGCGCGCCGCCACAACTGCTCAACGAAGCCCAGGCCATCGCGCGGATCACCGGCTACCAGCCCACCAGCCAGTTCTTCCTGGTGCGCGGCGCCGATCAGCCACAGCTGCTCGAACGCCTCGGCGCCCTGAGCGAGCGCCTGGAGCAACTGGTCAACCTGGAGAAACTCCAGGGCTACCTGTCGCTCAACCAGCTGGTGAGCCTGCCCAGCGAGCAACAGCGCCTGCGCCAGGCCCTGGACGAGCTGCCGCGGCACTGGCAGCCGCTGCTGGATCTCGGAGTACCGGTGGCGGCCCTGAACGCGGAACTCGCGCAATTGCGCGCGCTGCCCAGCGAAGACATCGACGCGGCCCTGCAAGGCCCGCTGGCCGAGCCTTACCGCACCCTGTGGCTGGGCCCCACCGATAACGGTGTGGCGGCCATGGTCAGCCTGCAGGGGCTGAACAACCCGCAGTTGCTGCGGATACAGGCGCAGGATCTGCCGGGGGTACAACTGGTGGACCGCCTGGGCGACCTGAACCAAGTGTTCGCCGCCACCCAGGTCAGCGCCGCCGAGCTCAAGCTCGCCTCCTGCGGGCTGATCGTCTTGCTGCTGATCCTGCCGTTCGGCCTCGGCGGCGCCCTGCGCCTGGTCGCCCTGCCGCTGCTGGCGGCCCTGTGCAGCCTCGCCAGCCTGGGCTGGCTGGGGCAACCGCTGACCCTGTTCAGCCTGTTCGGCCTGTTGCTGGTGACCGCCATCAGCGTCGACTACGCCATCCTCATGCGTGAACAGGTCGGCGGGGCCGCCGTGAGCCTGCTCGGCACCTTACTTGCAGCGCTGACCACCTGGCTGTCGTTCGGCCTGCTGGCGATTTCCAGCACCCCGGCGGTCAGCAACTTCGGCTTGTCGGTGAGCCTGGGCCTGGCCTTCAGTTTTATCCTGGCGCCCTGGGCCGGTCGCCAGCGCCATCGCCAGCCCGTTACGGAGCCCGTCCTGTGA
- a CDS encoding acyl carrier protein: protein MQTRDDIFNTLRDALVELFELEPERVSLESNLYQDLEIDSIDAVDLIDHIKRKTGKKIAAEEFKSVRTVNDVVEAVYRLVQPAA from the coding sequence ATGCAAACTCGTGACGACATCTTCAACACCCTGCGTGATGCCCTGGTGGAACTCTTCGAACTGGAACCGGAACGCGTAAGCCTGGAATCCAATCTGTATCAGGACCTGGAAATCGACAGCATCGACGCCGTCGACCTGATCGATCACATCAAGCGCAAGACCGGCAAGAAAATCGCCGCCGAGGAATTCAAGTCGGTGCGTACCGTCAATGACGTGGTCGAGGCGGTATACCGTCTGGTCCAGCCGGCCGCATGA
- a CDS encoding phosphopantetheine-binding protein, with translation MSDLHQEIKMLIIDALGLEDISVQDIGNEQTLFGEGLGLDSVDALELGLAIQKRYGIKIDADAKDTRNHFTNVASLAAFVTAKQAA, from the coding sequence ATGAGCGATCTGCACCAGGAAATTAAAATGCTGATCATCGATGCCCTGGGCCTCGAAGACATCAGCGTGCAAGACATCGGCAACGAGCAGACGCTCTTCGGTGAAGGCCTGGGCCTGGACTCGGTCGACGCCCTGGAGCTGGGCCTGGCGATCCAAAAACGCTACGGCATCAAGATCGACGCCGATGCCAAGGACACCCGCAATCACTTCACCAACGTGGCGAGCCTTGCGGCGTTCGTCACTGCAAAACAGGCAGCTTGA
- a CDS encoding HAL/PAL/TAL family ammonia-lyase translates to MMTHPLEPVTFGELPLRIEDVLALANRQAPTRLQGDSAFRQRIAKGAQFLDSLLDKEGVIYGVTTGYGDSCVVAVPLQHVEALPRHLYTFHGCGLGKLLDAQATRAVLAARLQSLCHGVSGVRVELLERLQAFLEHDILPLIPEEGSVGASGDLTPLSYVAATLSGEREVMFRGERRTSAEVHRELGWEPLVLRPKEALALMNGTAVMTGLACLAFARADYLLQLATRITALNVVALQGNPEHFDERLFAAKPHPGQMQVAAWLRQDLAIDAPTAPLHRLQDRYSLRCAPHVLGVLADSLGWLRGFIETELNSANDNPIIDAEAERVLHGGHFYGGHIAFAMDSLKNLVANVADLLDRQLALLVDERYNHGLPSNLSGAPADRAMINHGFKAVQIGTSAWTAEALKNTMPASVFSRSTECHNQDKVSMGTIAARDAIRVLELTEQVAAATLLAANQGVWLRGRAEDARPLPPALAAMHQELAKDFPPVIEDRALEGELRLCLQRIAEQHWRLHA, encoded by the coding sequence ATGATGACGCATCCGCTTGAGCCGGTAACCTTCGGCGAACTCCCTTTGCGCATCGAAGACGTGCTGGCCCTGGCCAACCGTCAGGCGCCGACCCGACTGCAAGGCGACAGCGCATTCCGCCAGCGCATCGCCAAGGGCGCGCAATTCCTCGATTCGCTGCTGGACAAGGAAGGCGTGATCTACGGCGTGACCACCGGCTATGGCGACTCCTGCGTGGTCGCGGTGCCGCTGCAGCACGTCGAGGCGCTGCCCCGTCATCTGTACACCTTCCACGGCTGTGGCCTGGGCAAGCTGCTGGACGCGCAAGCCACCCGCGCGGTACTGGCGGCGCGCTTGCAGTCGCTGTGCCATGGTGTGTCCGGGGTGCGCGTGGAACTGCTGGAGCGCCTGCAGGCGTTCCTCGAACACGACATCCTGCCGCTGATCCCCGAAGAAGGCTCGGTGGGCGCCAGTGGCGACCTGACGCCGTTGTCCTACGTGGCCGCGACCCTGTCCGGCGAGCGTGAGGTGATGTTCCGCGGCGAGCGCCGGACCTCGGCCGAGGTGCACCGCGAGCTGGGCTGGGAGCCGCTGGTGCTGCGCCCGAAAGAAGCCCTGGCACTGATGAACGGCACCGCGGTGATGACCGGCCTGGCCTGCCTGGCCTTCGCCCGCGCCGACTACCTGCTGCAACTGGCCACGCGCATCACCGCGCTGAACGTGGTCGCCTTGCAGGGCAACCCGGAGCACTTCGACGAGCGCCTGTTCGCCGCCAAGCCACACCCGGGGCAGATGCAAGTCGCCGCCTGGCTGCGCCAGGACCTGGCCATCGACGCGCCGACCGCGCCGTTGCACCGCCTGCAGGACCGCTACTCGCTGCGTTGCGCGCCCCATGTGCTGGGCGTGCTGGCCGACAGCCTGGGCTGGCTGCGCGGTTTTATCGAGACCGAGCTGAACAGCGCCAACGACAACCCGATCATCGACGCCGAAGCCGAGCGTGTGCTGCACGGCGGGCACTTCTACGGCGGGCATATCGCCTTCGCCATGGACAGCCTGAAGAACCTGGTGGCCAACGTCGCCGACCTGCTGGACCGCCAGCTCGCGCTGCTGGTGGACGAGCGCTACAACCACGGTCTGCCGAGCAACCTGTCCGGCGCCCCGGCGGACCGCGCCATGATCAACCACGGCTTCAAGGCGGTGCAGATCGGCACCAGCGCCTGGACCGCCGAGGCGCTGAAAAACACTATGCCGGCCAGCGTATTCTCGCGCTCCACCGAATGCCACAACCAGGACAAGGTGAGCATGGGCACCATCGCCGCCCGCGATGCAATCCGCGTGCTGGAGCTGACCGAACAGGTCGCCGCCGCTACCCTGCTGGCCGCCAACCAGGGCGTCTGGCTGCGCGGCCGGGCCGAGGACGCGCGGCCGTTGCCGCCGGCCCTGGCCGCCATGCACCAAGAGCTGGCCAAGGACTTCCCGCCGGTGATCGAGGACCGCGCCCTGGAAGGCGAACTGCGCCTGTGCCTGCAACGCATTGCCGAGCAACACTGGAGGCTGCATGCGTAG
- a CDS encoding glycosyltransferase family 2 protein encodes MHNPCAVIPVYNHEAAVPAVVDALLASGLPCVLVDDASSPACAAVLEQLAEREQVFLVKLAVNQGKGGAVMAGLREASRLGFSHALQVDADGQHDLRDVDNFIATSRTHPEALVCGYPQYDASVPKGRFYARYLTHVWVWINTLSLQIPDSMCGFRVYPLPPILALIDSVKIGQRMDFDTDILVRLSWRNQPMRWLPTQVRYPADGLSHFRLFHDNLLISSMHARLFFGMLLRAPLILWRRWQA; translated from the coding sequence ATGCATAACCCTTGCGCCGTGATCCCGGTCTACAACCATGAAGCCGCCGTGCCGGCGGTGGTCGATGCCCTGCTCGCCAGCGGCCTGCCCTGTGTGCTGGTGGACGACGCCAGCAGCCCGGCCTGCGCCGCCGTGCTGGAACAGCTGGCCGAGCGCGAACAGGTATTCCTGGTCAAGCTTGCGGTCAACCAGGGCAAGGGCGGCGCGGTCATGGCCGGGCTGCGCGAAGCCTCGCGCCTGGGTTTCAGCCACGCCCTGCAAGTGGACGCCGACGGCCAGCACGATCTGCGCGATGTGGATAACTTTATCGCCACCTCCCGCACCCACCCCGAAGCGCTGGTCTGCGGTTATCCACAGTACGACGCCAGCGTGCCCAAGGGCCGTTTTTACGCGCGCTACCTGACCCACGTCTGGGTCTGGATCAATACCCTGTCGTTGCAGATCCCCGACTCCATGTGCGGCTTCCGGGTCTACCCCCTGCCGCCCATCCTGGCGCTGATCGACTCGGTGAAGATCGGCCAGCGCATGGATTTCGACACCGATATCCTGGTGCGCCTGTCCTGGCGCAACCAGCCGATGCGCTGGTTGCCGACCCAGGTCCGTTACCCGGCGGATGGCCTTTCGCACTTTCGCCTGTTCCACGACAACCTGCTGATTTCCAGCATGCACGCCCGGCTGTTCTTCGGTATGTTGCTGCGCGCGCCGCTGATCCTCTGGCGACGGTGGCAAGCATGA
- a CDS encoding LpxL/LpxP family acyltransferase: protein MTVLHDKQDKQHWAEHKERGSFWLMKLTAFGVRVLGRRVLSPVLYIIVFYFFLFGRGARRSAWLYQQRLADWSGKAELRPSHWRVFGQFMAFADSLLDKLDVWNGKLRLEQIEIVDPARLRDQLRGTRGQMLVGAHLGNLEVCRALAELGEKVTMNVLVHTKHAERFNRLLGEAGATNLRLIQVSELDPAVMLQLSQRLDRGEWLAIAGDRVPLHGGRNVRVDFLGHPAPFPQGPWLLAGLLKCPVNLLLCLKNNGRYRVFLEPFTEAVAWKRSDREQVIAQWTARYAERLGQYCLEAPQQWFNFYPFWKTDDDASA from the coding sequence ATGACGGTGCTACACGACAAGCAGGACAAGCAACATTGGGCCGAGCACAAAGAGCGCGGCAGCTTCTGGCTGATGAAGCTCACCGCCTTCGGCGTGCGCGTGCTCGGCCGCCGGGTGTTGAGCCCGGTGCTGTACATCATCGTGTTCTATTTCTTCCTGTTCGGCCGCGGTGCCCGTCGCAGCGCCTGGTTGTACCAGCAGCGCCTGGCCGACTGGAGCGGCAAGGCCGAACTGCGTCCCAGCCACTGGCGGGTATTCGGCCAGTTCATGGCATTCGCCGATTCCCTGCTGGACAAGCTCGACGTGTGGAACGGCAAGCTGCGCCTGGAACAGATCGAGATCGTCGACCCGGCCCGGCTGCGCGACCAGTTGCGCGGCACCCGCGGACAGATGCTGGTGGGCGCGCACCTGGGCAACCTGGAAGTCTGCCGCGCCCTGGCCGAGCTGGGCGAAAAGGTCACCATGAACGTGCTGGTGCACACCAAGCACGCCGAGCGTTTCAATCGCCTGCTGGGCGAGGCCGGGGCCACCAACCTGCGGCTGATCCAGGTCAGCGAGCTGGATCCGGCGGTCATGTTGCAACTGAGCCAGCGCCTGGATCGCGGCGAATGGCTGGCGATTGCCGGCGACCGTGTACCGCTGCATGGCGGACGCAACGTACGGGTGGATTTCCTCGGCCATCCGGCCCCTTTCCCACAAGGGCCGTGGCTGCTGGCGGGCCTGCTGAAATGCCCGGTCAACCTGCTGCTGTGCCTGAAAAACAATGGCCGCTATCGAGTGTTCCTCGAACCCTTCACCGAGGCCGTGGCGTGGAAGCGCAGCGACCGCGAACAGGTCATCGCCCAGTGGACTGCCCGCTACGCCGAGCGCCTGGGCCAGTACTGCCTCGAAGCGCCCCAACAATGGTTCAACTTTTACCCTTTCTGGAAGACCGATGATGACGCATCCGCTTGA
- a CDS encoding acyl-CoA thioesterase, translating to MRSRGVLHADTEIQVPFFDVDTMHVVWHGHYVKYLEVARCALLDKLGHNYQQMRDSGYAWPVIDLQLRYVRGAVFGQKLRVRASLVEWENRLKINYLISDLETGERLTRASSVQVAVEIASREMQLASPKVFVDAVTKALS from the coding sequence ATGCGTAGTCGGGGCGTGTTGCACGCGGACACCGAGATCCAGGTGCCGTTTTTCGACGTCGACACCATGCATGTGGTCTGGCACGGGCATTACGTGAAGTACCTGGAAGTGGCGCGCTGCGCCCTGCTCGACAAGCTCGGCCACAACTACCAGCAGATGCGCGATTCCGGCTACGCCTGGCCGGTGATCGACCTGCAACTGCGTTATGTGCGCGGCGCGGTGTTCGGCCAGAAGCTCAGGGTCCGCGCCAGCCTGGTGGAGTGGGAAAACCGCCTGAAGATCAACTACCTGATCAGCGACCTGGAAACCGGCGAACGCCTGACCCGCGCCAGCTCGGTGCAGGTGGCGGTGGAGATCGCCAGCCGCGAGATGCAACTGGCCTCGCCCAAGGTGTTTGTGGACGCCGTTACGAAGGCTCTGTCATGA
- a CDS encoding acyl-CoA synthetase family protein has translation MNWIKLEQLLLKSLPERAVTLEPALDHSHLRHQALSLAAGLQARGVQRLALHLEDAAELAIALLGAWRAGVSVLLPADLQPQTRQRWATQVDLWLTDQPGDAHLVDFDQPPLPAAELDLDGCRLSLCTSGSSGEPKRIDKSLRQLANEVEALEQLWGEGLGQACIIGSVATQHIYGLLFRVLWPLCAGRTFVRRQLPFPEDLQRASREHPAFAWVASPALLKRMGDNLDWPALSPVRRVFSSGGALPADAAQGLHQRLGQWPTEILGSSETGGIAWRQADSLWQAFAGVELSQDSDGALLIASPYLPTGHIEHTADAARIAADGRFELLGRLDRIVKLEEKRISLPMLEQALAEHTWVAEARLGVVRENRASLGALLVLSEQGLHALRNQGRRALTQALRQHLSQHCEALALPRRWRLLRQLPLNSQGKLPQADVEALLLAPRPRAPEVLEQLEADGEWSLQLAIPPDLAYFSGHFPQTPVLPGVVQVDWALALGQQLLDLPGRFAGMEVLKFQQLVRPGDQVQLHLRFDHERGKLYFAYRNDTAACSSGRILLENACG, from the coding sequence ATGAATTGGATAAAACTTGAGCAGTTGCTGCTCAAGTCGTTGCCGGAACGGGCCGTCACGCTCGAACCGGCACTCGATCACAGCCACCTGCGGCACCAGGCCCTGAGCCTGGCCGCGGGTTTGCAGGCCAGGGGCGTACAGCGCCTGGCCCTGCACCTGGAAGATGCCGCCGAACTAGCCATTGCCCTGCTCGGTGCCTGGCGCGCCGGGGTCAGCGTACTGCTGCCCGCCGACCTGCAACCGCAGACCCGGCAACGCTGGGCGACCCAGGTCGATCTGTGGCTGACCGACCAGCCGGGCGATGCCCACTTGGTCGACTTCGACCAGCCGCCATTGCCCGCCGCCGAACTGGATCTCGACGGCTGCCGCCTGAGCCTGTGCACCTCCGGCTCCAGCGGCGAACCCAAGCGCATCGACAAATCCCTGCGCCAGCTGGCCAACGAAGTCGAGGCCCTGGAACAACTGTGGGGCGAGGGATTGGGCCAGGCCTGCATCATCGGCAGCGTCGCCACCCAACATATCTACGGCCTGCTGTTCCGTGTGCTCTGGCCGCTCTGCGCCGGGCGCACCTTCGTGCGTCGGCAACTGCCGTTCCCGGAAGACCTGCAGCGCGCCAGCCGCGAACACCCGGCCTTTGCCTGGGTCGCCAGCCCGGCCTTGCTCAAGCGCATGGGCGACAACCTCGACTGGCCTGCCCTGAGCCCGGTGCGCCGGGTGTTTTCCTCTGGCGGCGCGCTGCCTGCCGACGCTGCGCAAGGCCTGCACCAGCGTCTTGGACAATGGCCAACGGAAATCCTCGGTAGCTCGGAAACCGGCGGCATCGCCTGGCGCCAGGCCGACAGCCTGTGGCAAGCCTTCGCCGGGGTCGAACTGAGCCAGGACAGCGACGGCGCCCTGTTGATCGCCTCGCCCTACCTGCCGACCGGGCATATCGAACACACCGCCGATGCCGCGCGCATCGCCGCCGATGGGCGTTTCGAGCTGCTTGGGCGCCTGGACCGGATCGTCAAGCTGGAAGAAAAACGCATTTCCCTGCCGATGCTGGAACAGGCCCTGGCCGAGCATACCTGGGTCGCCGAAGCACGCCTTGGGGTGGTCCGGGAAAACCGCGCTTCCCTCGGCGCGTTGCTGGTCCTCAGCGAACAAGGCCTGCACGCCTTGCGCAATCAGGGTCGTCGGGCCCTCACGCAAGCGCTGCGCCAGCACCTGAGCCAGCATTGCGAGGCACTGGCGCTACCACGCCGCTGGCGCCTGCTGCGCCAGTTGCCCCTGAACAGCCAGGGCAAACTGCCCCAGGCCGATGTCGAAGCCCTGCTGCTGGCCCCACGCCCGCGGGCGCCGGAAGTGCTGGAACAGCTCGAGGCCGACGGCGAATGGAGCCTGCAACTGGCGATCCCGCCGGACCTGGCCTACTTCAGCGGCCACTTCCCCCAGACCCCGGTGCTGCCGGGCGTGGTCCAGGTGGACTGGGCATTGGCGCTGGGCCAGCAGTTGCTCGATCTGCCGGGGCGCTTTGCCGGCATGGAAGTGCTGAAGTTCCAGCAACTGGTGCGCCCCGGCGACCAGGTGCAATTGCACCTGCGCTTCGATCATGAGCGCGGCAAACTCTACTTCGCCTATCGCAATGACACCGCCGCCTGCTCCAGCGGCCGCATCCTGCTGGAGAACGCCTGTGGATAA